The DNA window CGCCCGCGGTGCGCATGTGACCGACATCGTGGTTCTGGTGGTGGCTGCCGACGATTCGGTGATGCCGCAGACGATCGAGGCCATCAACCACGCCAAGGCCGCCGAAGTGCCGATGATCGTGGCGATCAACAAGTGCGACAAGCCCGAGGCGAACCCCGACAAGGTGCGCACCGAACTGCTGCAGCACGAGGTGATCGTCGAGGCGATGTCGGGCGACGTGCAGGATGTCGAAGTGTCGGCCCAGACGGGCCAGGGCCTGGACGAATTGCTGGAAGCCATCGCGCTGCAATCCGAGATCCTGGAGCTGAAAGCGAACCCGGATCGCGCCGCCGAAGGTGCAGTGATCGAGGCGCAGCTGGATGTGGGCCGTGGCCCCGTGGCGACGGTTCTCGTGCAGCGCGGGACGCTGAAACAGGGCGATATCTTCGTGGTGGGCGAGCAGTACGGCAAGGTCCGTGCGCTGATCAACGACCGCGGTGAGCGCGTGAAGGAAGCCGGCCCGTCGGTGCCCGTCGAGGTTCTTGGCCTCAATGGCACGCCCGAGGCGGGTGACGTTCTGAACGTGGTGAAATCCGAAGGTCAGGCGCGTGAGATCGCCGAGTACCGCGAGAAGGCCGCGAAGGAAAAACGCGCGGCTGCTGGTGCGGGTACGACGCTTGAACAGCTTCTGGCGCAGGCCAAGGAGAACGAGAACGTCAAGGAACTGCCGATTCTGGTCAAGGCCGACGTGCAAGGCTCTGCCGAGGCGATTGTTCAGGCGATGGACAAGATCGGCAACGACGAGGTGCGCGTGCGCGTGCTGCACTCGGGCGTTGGCGCGATCACCGAATCCGATATCGGCCTTGCTGAAGCGTCGGGTGCGCCTGTGATCGGCTTTAACGTGCGGGCCAATGCGCCGGCGCGGAATTCAGCGAACCAGAAGGGCGTCGAGATCCGTTATTACAGCGTGATCTATGACCTTGTGGATGACGTGAAGGCGGCCGCCAGCGGCCTGCTGGGGGCGGAAATTCGCGAGAACTTCATCGGGTACGCCGAGATCCGGGAGGTCTTCAAGGTCACGGGCGTCGGCAAGGTTGCGGGCTGTCTGGTGACCGAAGGTATCGCCCGCCGGTCGGCCGGTGTGCGCCTGCTGCGTGACGATGTGGTGATCCACGAAGGCACGCTGAAGACGCTGAAGCGCTTCAAGGACGAAGTGTCCGAGGTGCAATCCGGCCAGGAATGCGGCATGGCGTTCGAGAAATACGAGGACATCCGCGAAGGCGACGTGATCGAGATTTTCGAGCGTGAGGAGTTTGAGCGTAAACTCGATTGAGGCTTGTCAGAGACTGATTTGGAAAAGGGCGGCCTGTTTGGCCGCCCTTTTTTGTACGGCGCGCCAAATCTTTTGGGAAAATATTTGGCAAAAGCTTTCATAAAGCTTTTACGGGTGTCAGAGCCAGTCGCGGAGGATCGGAATGAGGGGGATGTCCGCGGGTGGCATCGGGTAGTCGCGCAATGCGTTGGGCCGGACCCATTTCAGCGCCTGTTCTTCACGCGATTGGGGCATGCCGTCCCACTTGCGGCAGGCAAAGAGCGGCATCAGCAGGTGAAAGTCGTCGTAGCTATGGCTGGCGAAGGTCAGCGGCGCGAGGCAGCTTTCCCAGGTATTGATGCCAAGCTCTTCTTCCAGTTCGCGGATAAGCGCGACCTCGGGCGTTTCACCCGGTTCGACCTTTCCGCCGGGGAATTCCCAGAGGCCGGCCATGGATTTGCCCTCGGGGCGTTGTGCCAGAAGGATGCGACCGTCGACGTCGATCAAGGCGACGGCAGACACGAGTATCGTTTTCAAGACCGATAATCCGCGTTGATCGAGATATAGCCGTGGGTCAGGTCGCAGGTCCAGACATGGGCGGTGCCGCCGCCCAGACCGAGATCGACATGGATGGTGATCTCCTGGTTCTTCATGTGCGCGGCGCCGTCCTCTTCGCGGTAATCGGGACTAACCCAGCCTTTCTCGGCCACCAACGTGTCGCCGAACCAGATCGACAGCGTGTCGCGATCGGCAGGCGCGCCGGATTTGCCGATGGCCATGACGATCCGCCCCCAGTTGGGGTCTTCGCCGGCGATTGCGGTTTTCACCAGCGGCGAGTTGGCGATGGCGAGGCCGTGGGTCTTGGCGTCATTGTCGCTGGAGGCGCCGGTCACGGAGATGGTGACGAACTTGGTCGCCCCTTCGCCGTCGCGGACAACCTGGTGGGCGAGATCGAGCATGACGCCGCGCAGCGCCTCCATGAAGCCGACGCTGTGATCGGTGACGCGGACGCCCGAGGCGCCGGTGGCGGCAACGAGAAGCGTGTCGGAGGTGGAGGTGTCGCTGTCGACGGTGATGCAGTTGAACGTTTTCTCATTCAGAGCCGAGACCATCTGTTGCAGATGCTCTCGGTCGATGGCGGCGTCCGTGAAGATGTAGACCAGCATGGTCGCCATGTCCGGCGCGATCATGCCGGAGCCCTTGGCGATGCCGGCGATGCGCACCTCCTGCCCTTCGAACATGAGGGTCGCACTGGCCCCCTTGGGATAGGTGTCGGTGGTCATGATCGCGCGCGCGGCGTCCTCGATACCGTCGGGGGAAAGCTTGTGCTCAAGTTCGGACAGTTTCGCGGTGATGCGCTCGTGTTTCAGAGGCTCGCCGATGACACCGGTGGAAGAGCTGAAAATACGCGATTCCGGCAGGGATAGGGTCTGTGCGACGGCATTCGTCACCGCCTTGACCGACTCCGCTCCGTTGCGCCCGGTAAAGGCGTTGGAATTGCCGGAATTGACGATGATCGCCGCACCCTCTGCGGATTGGAAGGCGATCTTTTCCTGGCAGTCGAGCACCGCGGCGGAGCGCGTCGCGGACCGGGTAAAGACCCCCGCCATGGCCGTGCCCGGCGCCAGCCGCGCCAGCATCACATCCGTGCGGCCGACATAGCGCACGCCGGCCTCGACGCTGGCAAACTCCACACCGCCGATGGCGGGAAGTTCCGGAAATTTAGCAGGCGCCAGTGGCGACACGGCGAGGGTCTTGGCCATTGTCAGTTCTCCAGAAGTTCGAGCGCGTCGATCACGGTGGGGTCGATTTCCTCGAGATCGATGCGGTCGATCTCGGCGTTGGACTCCAGGCTTTCGATATGGGCTTCGAGTGCGCCCTGCTGAAGCTGCGCTGTCAGTTCGTCGCGCACGGTGTCCAGCGCGGGACGTTCCTTGTTGCGTGTCTCGGCCAGCGTTATCACGTGCCAGCCGAAATCGGTTTTCACCGGGTCGGAGACTTCACCCGGTTCGAGCGCCGCCACGGCGTCGAAGAACGTGGCGACCATGTCGCCGGCGCCGAACCAGCCGAGATCGCCGCCTGAGGCACCGGAGGGCCCGGTGGATTTTTCGCGGGCCAAGGCGGCGAAATCGGCATCGCCTTCGAGCGCGGTCACCAGTTCCTGCGCCTCTTCCTCGGTTTCCACGAGGATGTGCGAAGCGCGGTATTCGGTTTCCTGCACATCAGCGGGGTATTGCTCTTCGTAGGCCGCTTGCAGGTCTTCGTCGGAGGGGGCCTGCTGCATCACGCCGGCCATGACCTCGCCGGCGATGATGGCGCGTTCCTCGTTCTCGATCGAGACCTGGCTGCGCAGGGAAGGCTCGCCCTCCAGCGACTGGTTCAGCAGGGTATGCTGGATCAGTTGGTCGACGATGCCCTGCAACAGGAGGTTCGGCGGGAACTGGTTGTATTGCTGTGGCAAGGTGGCGCGCAGCGCGATGACGTGGGCCAGAGTGATCTCGGTGCCGTTGACCGTGGCGACGACCTGGCCGACATCTGCGTCGGGCGCCGCGTCAGTCTCTGTCTCGGCCGTTTCCTGGGCCAGGGCGCCATGAGCGAGCATGGCGGTGGCGCAGGCGGCGGTCAGAAGCGACTTGATCGGATGTGACATGGAAAACCCTTTGCTTTCTCGCGCCGGGACGCGGCGCGTTGTGACGTTGACAGTCCATGAGCGGCCCCTTACATCGCCTTATGATCAAAGGCAGGGCCGTCCCCTTGGGCCCGTTCTAGGGCGGTGCGGCGGACGGGGCAAGCGATTGCCTTTCACGAGATAGTCAAAGACCGGAACGGATAGGATATGCTGGGTATTGGAACGGTTGCCAGAAAGGTTTTTGGCACTCCGAACGACCGAAAGGTCAAGACGACCCGCCCGCTGGTGGAGAAGATCAACGCGCTGGAGCCCGAGTACGAGGCCTTGGACGACGCCGGGCTGATCGCCAAGACCCAGGAATTCAAGACGCGCGTCGCGGATGGTGAAAAGCTGGACGCGATCCTTCCCGAAGCCTTTGCCAACTGTCGTGAAGCCGCCCGGCGGGCGCTGGGCCTGCGGGCCTTCGATGTGCAGTTGATGGGCGGGATTTTCCTGCATCAGGGCAATATCTCGGAGATGAAGACGGGTGAGGGCAAGACCCTTGTGGCGACTTTTCCGGCCTATCTGAACGCGCTGACCGGCAAGGGCGTGCATATCGTCACGGTGAACGATTACCTCGCCAAGCGGGATGCCGAGTGGATGGGCAACGTCTTTTCCGCGCTGGGGATGACCACGGGCGTGGTCTATCCGCAGCAGCCGGATGAGGAGAAGAAAGGCGCCTATGCCGCCGACATCACCTATGCCACCAACAACGAGCTTGGCTTCGATTACCTGCGCGACAACATGAAATCGAGCCTCGAGGAAATGGCACAGCGCGGGCATAATTTCGCGATCGTCGACGAGGTGGACAGCATCCTGATCGACGAGGCGCGCACGCCGCTGATCATCTCGGGCCCGGCGCAGGACCGCAGCGAGCTGTACGTGACGGTCGACAAGCTGATCCCGGATCTGGAAGAAGATCATTACAAGATCGACGAAAAGACCAAGAACGTCACCTTTACCGACGAAGGCAACGAGTATCTCGAAGAGCTTTTGCATCAGAAAGGTCTGCTTGAGGAAGGTCAGTCCCTGTACGATCCCGAGAGCACGACCATCGTTCACCACATGAACCAGGGCCTGCGGGCGCACAAGCTGTTCCTCAAGGACAGAGACTATATCGTGCGGGACAACGAGGTCGTCCTGATCGACGAGTTCACCGGGCGGATGATGAGCGGGCGGCGCCTGTCGGACGGTCTGCACCAGGCGATCGAGGCTAAGGAAGGCTGCGAGATCAAGCCGGAGAACGTGACGCTGGCGCAGGTGACGTTCCAGAACTATTTCCGCCTTTATGACAAGCTGTCGGGGATGACCGGGACGGCGTCGACCGAGGCCGAGGAGTTCGGCCAGATCTATGGGCTGGGTGTGGTCGAGGTGCCGACGAACAAGCCGATTGCCCGGGTCGACGAGGACGATGCGGTTTATCGCACGGCGCAGGAGAAGTTCGACGCCATCGTGACGACGATCAAGGAAGCGCACGAGAAGGGTCAGCCGATCCTTGTCGGGACCACCTCGATCGAAAAATCCGAAATGCTGAGCGAGTTGCTGAAGAAGGCAGGGGTGAAGCACAATGTGCTGAACGCACGCCAGCACGAGCAGGAAGCGCAGATCGTCGCGGATGCGGGCAAGCTGGGTGCGGTGACGATTGCCACGAACATGGCCGGGCGCGGCACCGACATCAAGCTGGGCGGGAACCTGGACTTCCAGATCATGGAGGCGATTGCCGCCGATCCCGAAGGTGACCACGAGGAGCTGCGCAAGCGGCTGGAAGCCGGGCACAAGGATGATGAGCAGGCGGTGATCGATGCCGGTGGTCTGTTTGTTCTGGCCACGGAACGGCACGAAAGCCGCCGGATCGACAACCAGCTTCGCGGCCGGTCGGGCCGCCAGGGTGACCCGGGGCGGTCGGCCTTCTTCCTGTCGCTCGACGACGACCTGATGCGCATTTTCGGCTCTGAACGGCTGGAAAAGGTGCTGTCGACGCTGGGTATGAAGGAAGGCGAGGCGATCATTCACCCGTGGGTGAACAAGAGCCTGGAGCGCGCGCAGGCGAAGGTCGAGGGGCGCAACTTTGACATCCGCAAGCAGCTGCTGAAATTCGACGACGTGATGAACGAACAGCGCAAGGTGATCTTCCGCCAGCGTCTGGACATCATGGAGGCGACCGACCTGTCGGAGACCGTCAAGGACATGCGTGGCGAGGTGATCGACGACCTGATCGACCAATATATGCCGCCCAAGACCTATGCCGACCAGTGGGATATGGAAGGGCTCTATGCCGCCGTGATAGAGCGGTTGAACCTGGATGTGCCGGTGATGGCCTGGGGCGACGAGGAAGGCGTGGACGACGACGTGGTCGCCGACCGGCTGGAAGAGGCCGCCGACGAAATGATGGCCGAGAAGACCGAGGCGTTCGGGCCGGAACAGATGCGGATGATCGAGAAGCAGGTCCTGCTTCAGACCATCGACAGCAAATGGCGCGAGCACCTTCTGACGCTGGAGCACCTGCGCAGCGTCGTGGGTTTCCGGGGCTATGCGCAGCGCGATCCGCTGAACGAGTACAAGAACGAGGCGTTCCAGCTGTTCGAGTCGATGCTGGACAGCCTGCGGCAGGACGTGACGCAGCAGCTGGCCCGGATCCGCCCGATGACGGACGCGGAACAGCAGCAGATGTTGCGTGACCTGCAGGCAAAGCAGGCGGCGATGGCGCCCAAACCGTCCGAGACGGAAGAGCGCGAGCCCGGTGCGGTGACTTTGGAAGACCCCACTGGCGCCGCCCTGCCCGGCTTCGACGAGAACGATCGGTCGACCTGGGGCAATCCGGGGCGGAACGAGGCCTGTCCTTGTGGCTCGGGCAAGAAGTTCAAGCATTGTCACGGGCGGCTGGGCTGACGCCGGACGCCACAACACGGCCCAAATGACACCCACTGGTTGCCTTCAAGCAGCCATGTTCGCCGATTAGCGTTCTTTCGACCTATGACAGGTGTGGGAGATCGTTATGATCAAGTTGGGGAATCCGAAACGTATCGTCATGGCCAGCATGACCTTGGGCTGTGCCCTTGGGATCGGCTACTTGATGCAGATGTCGAGTGGTGATCGCACCGTGCCTTCGGCGCAGGCATCCGCGGTTGATCCCGCGTCTGCCGATGTGTTTTCGCAGGCGTTCGTGGGAGAGAGTCCAGAACCGAAAGATACGGCGCAGACGCCTGTCGCGGTTCCTGTCGAAAACAAGATTGAAGAGACCGCGCAAGCGGAAGAGCGCGAGGCGCCGGTCCTTGCCGCCGAGCCCGGGAAAGAGCAGCTTTTCCATGAGGCTTCGCTGGTGACCGGACAGAGCTTTGAGGCGGATGGCCTTGAAATTGAAAGCGTCACGCTGACGTCGGCCGAGCCGGTACCGCCGGCCGCAGCACCGCAGCCCAAGGCGCTGCCCGATGCGCCGCTGCAACTGGCCGCACTGGAGGATGCGCCGATCCGAACCTTCCCGAAGGAAGAAACGGCCCCGGCTCTGGCGGCGTGTGAAGGCGAGATCGAGATGGTTGCGCGCCCCGAAGCCGCAGCGATGGTTCAGCTGGACCTGACCGCGCCTTGCCAGGCGGACACGCAGTTCACCCTGCACCACAATGGCATGATGTTCAGCGCGATCACCGATCTCGATGGAACATGGTCGATGCAGGTGCCGGCCCTGACACAAAGCGCGGTGTTCATCGCGGCCTTCGAAAACGGCGAAGGTGCGGTGGCAAATGCCGATGTCGATATGCTGGACCATTATGACCGTTACGTCGTGCAATGGCAGGGCCGCAGCGGGATGCAGATTCACGCGATGGAATACGGTGCGGACTATGGTGAACAGGGCCACGTCTGGCGCGATGCGGCGCGGGATGTGTCCAGCGCAGCGACAGGCGAGGGCGGTTTCCTGTTGCGCCTTGGCGACGGGGTGATCGAGGAGACGACCCTGATGGCAGAGGTCTACACCTTTCCGACGCAGAACGCGCTGCGCGAGGGCGATATACAGGTGAGCCTGGAGACCGAGGTCAACGCGGCCAATTGCGGCCGGGATATCGAGGCGCAGGCGCTGATCAAGCCCGGGGCCGGGGAAATCTCGGTGCGCGACCTGACGATGGCGATCCCGGATTGCGACGCGGTGGGTGACTTTCTGGTGTTGAAAAACCTGTACGAAGACTTGAAGATCGCGCGCAACTGACGCTGCGATCCGAGGGCATCCATGAAAATGCTACGTGCGGCGGCTTACGCCGCACTTTTCTTTTTTGCGGGCGCGCTCCCGGTCAGCGCGCAGGACGTGACGCTGACGTCGCGTGACGGAAATGTCGAGATTACCGGCAACCTTCTGGGATTTGATGGCGAGTTCTACCGGGTCGATACGGTCTATGGCGAGCTGACTGTTGACGGCTCGGGCGTGGATTGCGCAGGGCCGGGCTGCCCCAATCTGGATACCTACGTGGCGCAGGTGGTGTTTTCCGGGGCGCCGACGATCGGGCGGCTGTTGATGCCGGCGCTGATCGAGGCGTTTGCCATCCGTGAAGGATATGAGATGAGCCGCGAGACCCTGGAGGACGGCAGCTTGCTGTTGTCGATCCACGACCCGGATGAGGCGCGCGTCGTGGGCGAGTTCCAGTTCCGGTTGACCAATTCCGACGAAGGTTTTGCCGACCTGATCGCGGATGTGGCGGACATAGCCATGTCGATGCGCGAGATCCGCCCCCGAGAGGTGCGGCTGGGCAAGGATGCGGCGCTGGGCGACATGTCGGCCAAGGGGCGTGGGCGGGTAATGGCGTTGGAGGCGCTGGTGCCGGTGGTGGCGCCGTCGAACCCGGTGCAGCAGGTGACGTTGACGCAACTGGCCGAGGTTCTGTCGGGCAAGATCGACAACTGGAACGCGCTGGGCGGGCCGGACGCACCGATTGCGGTGCATCTTTTCGATGCGCGGTCCGGTCTGGGACAGGCCAGCGAGGATCTTGTGGTGCGCCCGGCGGGCGTAAGTTTTGCCGAGACCGTCACCCGCCATGCCGATGGCGTGTCTTTGGCAAAGGCGGTGGCGGAGGACCCGTTTGCAATGGGCCTGACGGCGCGGGCCGAGACGGGAAACACGCTGACGCTGGCGCTCAGCGGAGAATGCGGGTTTGCGTTGCGCGCCACGCGGCGGGCGGTCAAGACCGAGGACTATCCGTTGACCGCACCGATGTTCCTGTATCTTCCGGCGCGGCGGCTGCCGAAGCTGGGGCGGGAGTTCCTGGCGTATCTGAAGGATCCGACCGCGCAGCTGGTGATCCGGCGGGCCGGTTTCGTGGATCAGGCGCCGGAGGAGATCGGGATCAACGAACAGGGCGACCGCTTTGCCAATTCGATTGCGCAGGCGGGCGAGGAATTGGGGCTGGAGGAGCTGCAGCGCATGGTGTCGGCCCTGACGCCGCTGAAGCGGCTGACAACCACGTTCCGGTTCGAGGCCGGGTCGGCGCGGTTGGATGCGCAGTCACGCTCGAACGTGGCGCAGCTGGCGCGGGCGATGGAGGTTGGCAAGTACGACGCGCGCCGGCTGGTTTTCGTGGGATTCAGCGACGGGGCGGGCCCGGCGGGAAACAACCGGCGGATCGCGCTGCGCCGGGCCGAGGCTGTGCGCAGTGCTGTTGTCGCGGCGGCGGAGACGGCGAACATGGATCGGATCACGACGGAGCTGGAAGCCTTTGGCGAGGCGATGCCGATGGCCTGTGACGGCACCGGCTGGGGCCGGCGGATCAACCGGCGGGTCGAGGTTTGGGTGAGGTAGGGTCTAAATCAAGCCTTGCGCGCGAAAGCTGGTCTCGCAGGATTTGCCGATGATGATGTGATCGTGCAGCGTGATGCCAAGTGCGCTGGCGGCCGTTTGGATCTGGATGGTCATGTCGATATCGGACTGGGAGGGCGTGGGATCGCCCGAGGGGTGATTGTGCACCAGGCAACTTAAACTAACCATGTTATTGAATTATATGTAGGAACTGTAATTCTGAGGATGCGTTGGGGCCGGTACTCGGGATCGGTATGGAATGCCTCATCGTGAGCATCACGGTTCGTCCTGATTCGCCACTCCTGAGCTTCGAGAGGCACGGCAAGTCACGAGATTCATTCTATCCCATTCCTCGAGCTCTTGAATAGGATAGAGCACTGCCTTGCCGATTTTCACGAACGCTGGGCCAACGCGCATAGCACGCCAATTGCGAAGGGTGCCAACGCTGATTTCCTCGCGGTAGCGCTTTGCGACTTCCTCTGCTGTTAAATACTTCTGCTCTTCCATCGTTATCACTCCCGAGCACTGTATCGCACGGGCGTAGGATGACAGTCCCGGCAGATCATGGAAGACCTTGATCGACGGAGTAGTGCAAAGACAGGCAATCGGCGGTGAAAGGCGATGGAAGCAGGCCGCCATACACACGAATGTTCCGATGTTCTTTTTCTCGATGTAGCTATCCGACGTGATTGATCCAGCGTTGCCCTCCGAAGGCTGATGTCAAGGGGCTGGGCGACAATGAGGAGACGAAAAGAGACAATAAGAACAAGGATTTGCGAGGCCCTCGTTCTGACCTTTCAACTCGCGAGAAGTTCACGTAAGCACTGCGTAAGCAGTTGCGACACGGCAAGTACCCATAGCTCAGCTGGATAGAGCGTCGCCCTCCGAAGGCGAAGGCCCCAGGTTCGAATCCTGGTGGGTGCGCCATTTTCCCAAATGAATCAACACCTTAATGGTGCGCACCTCTAAAGGCTTGGTGCTTACTGGCCAGGGAGTTTATCGGATAACCTGGATCAGAATATCGGCCACGGCACGAACAGCGGGCGAATCTTTTAGGTCGGTGTGAATGACGAGCCATACGGGGCGCGGTTCGGGATGTTCATCGGCGACACGGGAGAGGTTCGGGCACCGCTCCGCCATGACGCAGGGCAACAGCGCGACGCCCAAACCGGTCTCTGCGGCGGCGCGCTGGCTGTGGAAGTCGCCGGTTAGCAAATCGAGCGGCCGGTCTCCGGCAAACTCCTCCAACCAGCGTTGCTGCGGCACATGGGCGAGCGTTTCGTCGAAGGCAATGAAGCGCCACTGGTTCCGCGGAAGTTTTGCGACGTCTGAGGTGGCGTAGAGCCCGAAGGCGACCGAGCCGATTTTGCGGATTATATTCTGCCGCCCTTGCGGCTCGACCATGCGCACGGCCAGATCAGCCTCACCGCTGTCTAGCGAGGCGAGATGCGAGTTCGCGGACAGCACTATCTGAAGGTCAGGATGCGTGGCGCGCAACTCGCGCAATGCGGGAATGATGAGTTCGCTGACCAGCACCGGCGGCGCGGTCAATCTGATCCGACCGGATAGCGTGCCCTGGGCGGCATGGGCGAGGCGCTCCACGCGGTGCGCCTGCTCTTCCATTTGCATGGCGATTTCGGCGATCTTTCGCCCCTTGTCGGTCAAAGGCGTGGAGCGAGCGAGACGCCGCACTAGTTTGTGGCCGAGGCTCTCCTCCAGGGCGGAGATACGGCGTGACACCGTGGCATGGTTTACGCCAAGCGAACGCGCCGCGCCGGCAAGCGACCCTTCGCTTTGCAGTACCGCCAGAACATGCAGATCATCCCAGTTCATCTGAGCGTTATTGCACGGATGGCATGTCCATATAAGGAATTTTCGACAGAAGGCTCACCTGTCAAGCATTTCCACACATGAAAGACAGGAGCAAAGCCATGATCCCAACCCTTCCTCTCAGCGCCGACGGCCCGGAACTTCCCGCGGTCGGCCTAGGCTGCATGGGCATGTCCGAATTCTATGGCGAGACGGATGATGCGCAGTCACTGGCCGTTCTGGCTCGCGCCCATGAACTGGGCGTGCGGATGTTCGACACCGCCGACATGTATGGCAACGGCCACAACGAAGAGCTACTGGCGCGCTTCCTGAAAGAGGGTAGGCGAGATGCTTTCATCGCTACCAAGTTCGGCATTCGCAAGGCGGCCGGCGCATATGCCCGCGGCATCGACAACAGCCCGGATTATATCCGTGAGGCCTGTGACGCATCGCTCAGGCGTCTCGGGATCGAGCGGATCGATCTGTATTATGTCCACCGCGCCGAAGCCGGCCGACCGATCGATGAGACCATGGGCGTACTGGCCGATCTGGTGCGGGCGGGCAAGATCGCGCGCATCGGCCTTAGTGAAGTCTCAGCCGAGACCCTTCGCCGCGCTCATGCCGTCCATCCGGTGGCGGCGGTGCAAAGCGAATACTCGCTGACCACGCGCGACATGGAAGCAGATGTACTGCCCACCTGCCGGGAATTGGGAATCGCCTTCATCGCCTATAGCCCGTTGGGGCGCGGCTTGCTGTCCGGCACGATGAAAAGAGTCGATCTGGCCGAGGACGATTTTCGCCGCAACGCCCCGCGCTTTGTCGGGGACGCGTTGGAGGCGAACCTAGCTCGTCTCGATACGTTGCGCGCGATTGCCGATCAGCGCGAGGCAACGCCCTCGCAAATCGCACTTGCCTGGGTGCTCTACAAAGGCGTGTTCGCAATACCCGGCACCAAGCGAATGAGCTATCTGGAACAGAATATTGCCGCCGCGAGCCTGCGCCTGTCGGCCGATGAAGTCGCCAAGCTGGATGACGCCTATGCACCGGGCAGCTTCACCGGCGAACGCTACACCGCCGAGGGCATGAAAGGGGTGAACGCATGAGCCTCGCGACGGACAACCCTGATCAAGTCGCGTTGATCGGACGCCGTGCGATGCAAGCCATCACGGGCGAGGCGATGAACGATATCCTGGCAACGGTCGGCAGCCATTCGCCGCAACTAGCGGGTAATCTCGTCACACACGCCTTCGCCTCGGTGATCGCGGACCCGGCGCTTGGACACACTACGCGGGAACTGGCAACCATTACCATGCTCGGCGCCATGGGCGGTTGCGAGGGTCAGTTGCGCACCCATCTCGGCTTCGCGCTTGATTGCGGCCTGGCGCCCGAAGAGATTGTCGCCTGTGCCGAGCATGTTTCCGTTTATGCCGGTTATCCGCGCGCGCTGACCATGTTGCGGATCGCGCGCGAGGTCTTGGCAGATCACGGAGAGGAGTTGTGCGTCGCGGGGCCCTTCCACCTACGTGATCATACGACCCGGCTGTTCGACAGCGGCGGCGACAAACCGCCCATGGTGCTGCTCCATGCGCTCGGGCTGGACTGGAGAATGTGGTCTCGCGTGATCCCGCTGCTAGTGCCGCATTATCGGGTGATCGCCTATGATCTGCGCGGATTTGGCGGAGCGTCCTTCGCGCCGCAGGCTCGCGATCTCGCGCATTACGCTGAGGATGTGGCCGACCTGCTTGACCGGCTCGGTCAAACGCGGGCCCATGTCACCGGATTATCTCTTGGTGGATCCATCGCGCTGGAACTTGGTCTCCAGCGGCCGGATTTGGTTGCCAGCCTATCGGTAGTCGCCGCCACGGCGTGGTCTTTCCCTGCATTCGAAGAACGCGCCCGCGCCGCTGAGACAGAGGGAATG is part of the Roseovarius sp. THAF9 genome and encodes:
- the infB gene encoding translation initiation factor IF-2 produces the protein MSDNDGKKTLGVRGGGGPRSGNVKQSFSHGRTKNVVVETKRKRVVKPKPGAAAPAPGGAKAGAPGSASKRPAGISDEEMERRMKALAAAKEREAEEAAQREAEAKDREEEKQRRREEAEAKEREQREAEERAKAKADEEERKKREEADAAKQAAAAAAAPPAEETQARAPKQAPRSKAPERDQRGDDGRGKSKGRGGDDGGRRSGKLTLNQALSGGEGGRQKSMAAMKRKQERARQKAMGGTQDREKVVRDVQVPEAIVVSELANRMAERVGDVVKALMNNGMMVTQNQSIDADTAELIVEEFGHRIVRVSDSDVEDVIDSVDDKESDLQPRPPVITIMGHVDHGKTSLLDAIRDAKVVAGEAGGITQHIGAYQVTTDGGAVLSFLDTPGHAAFTSMRARGAHVTDIVVLVVAADDSVMPQTIEAINHAKAAEVPMIVAINKCDKPEANPDKVRTELLQHEVIVEAMSGDVQDVEVSAQTGQGLDELLEAIALQSEILELKANPDRAAEGAVIEAQLDVGRGPVATVLVQRGTLKQGDIFVVGEQYGKVRALINDRGERVKEAGPSVPVEVLGLNGTPEAGDVLNVVKSEGQAREIAEYREKAAKEKRAAAGAGTTLEQLLAQAKENENVKELPILVKADVQGSAEAIVQAMDKIGNDEVRVRVLHSGVGAITESDIGLAEASGAPVIGFNVRANAPARNSANQKGVEIRYYSVIYDLVDDVKAAASGLLGAEIRENFIGYAEIREVFKVTGVGKVAGCLVTEGIARRSAGVRLLRDDVVIHEGTLKTLKRFKDEVSEVQSGQECGMAFEKYEDIREGDVIEIFEREEFERKLD
- a CDS encoding (deoxy)nucleoside triphosphate pyrophosphohydrolase: MKTILVSAVALIDVDGRILLAQRPEGKSMAGLWEFPGGKVEPGETPEVALIRELEEELGINTWESCLAPLTFASHSYDDFHLLMPLFACRKWDGMPQSREEQALKWVRPNALRDYPMPPADIPLIPILRDWL
- the argJ gene encoding bifunctional glutamate N-acetyltransferase/amino-acid acetyltransferase ArgJ — translated: MAKTLAVSPLAPAKFPELPAIGGVEFASVEAGVRYVGRTDVMLARLAPGTAMAGVFTRSATRSAAVLDCQEKIAFQSAEGAAIIVNSGNSNAFTGRNGAESVKAVTNAVAQTLSLPESRIFSSSTGVIGEPLKHERITAKLSELEHKLSPDGIEDAARAIMTTDTYPKGASATLMFEGQEVRIAGIAKGSGMIAPDMATMLVYIFTDAAIDREHLQQMVSALNEKTFNCITVDSDTSTSDTLLVAATGASGVRVTDHSVGFMEALRGVMLDLAHQVVRDGEGATKFVTISVTGASSDNDAKTHGLAIANSPLVKTAIAGEDPNWGRIVMAIGKSGAPADRDTLSIWFGDTLVAEKGWVSPDYREEDGAAHMKNQEITIHVDLGLGGGTAHVWTCDLTHGYISINADYRS
- a CDS encoding peptidylprolyl isomerase; amino-acid sequence: MSHPIKSLLTAACATAMLAHGALAQETAETETDAAPDADVGQVVATVNGTEITLAHVIALRATLPQQYNQFPPNLLLQGIVDQLIQHTLLNQSLEGEPSLRSQVSIENEERAIIAGEVMAGVMQQAPSDEDLQAAYEEQYPADVQETEYRASHILVETEEEAQELVTALEGDADFAALAREKSTGPSGASGGDLGWFGAGDMVATFFDAVAALEPGEVSDPVKTDFGWHVITLAETRNKERPALDTVRDELTAQLQQGALEAHIESLESNAEIDRIDLEEIDPTVIDALELLEN